acaaagatttatacgaggaaaaagcccttgatcaatgaatgatctccggcacaaaaaacctcgggtgatggaaactaccgatcaccaactcaaattaaacaataattcttttacaacttcggatgatagcgagctaggtacaaggatcactattgtgtATCGTGTAGAAATGTATGAAAATTGCTAAATGTTTCGCCGTGAGCTgatgagtgcagttgtacgagtgtgtatagccaaaaaatagccaagtgttctaaaaaatagctcgctatcccctttaaaaatagaaaatatctagcctaactaactgtccgcatttcgtgccttctccccacgttctccataacgttcacaatggtcaagcacgtgcagaattgaagggaatatgctccaggaatatcgccatgaccaagtccacACCGGTACTCCTGCAATACAACaccgaattcaaagtgaacaatcattagtataaggatccttaggatgatccataatcctgatcctgaagcacttctgaggatcactaattgtcacagaagtaaggatcaccaaacaggataacacttgaggatcacaggtcattaagaaatcctcccctaacaactATACTAACTAACTATTCTAAAAGTAGTCCTTACCAGACATTTCAGATGACGAGTATTGACTGGAACTTGGGATGTGTGTGGTGAAACTCCTACCTATTGCAGGTAATCGATAAACAGTATTGATTCTTTTCTCTGATTCAGCGGTAGGGGGAGCTACTTCCTTGAAGTTTACTGCATAAGAATCAAAAAGAAGGATATTAGCAAAGGATAAAAATCTAGGGGTACATAAGAACATTTATGaccctaccggtggttaaccactccaccggaaggCTGGCACCCTCAGCAATGGAGACTCGTTTGACGAAAAAGAACTTGTGTTGCCATCCGTCCTCATTTTTAGTAGCTTTAAGAATAAGGGGTTTGTTGGAAGTCGAAAAAAGCAAAAATCGGCTAGAACCGTGAGACCGGAGGCGATAAGAGATTGGCAGGTCCTCGATACAACGGTCGGGACAGTGAAGGTTTTTGATTTGCTTAAGTACGATTAAtactctccaaaccatgggcatgtTTTGAGCAAAAGAGATGCCGGTGGTCCGAAAGAATTGCATCATGAACTCGGGAAAGGGGTATCGAAGACCCAGTGAAAAAGGGTATGCTGGAAAGCAAATCCAATCTGTGGAAGAAACATCCGATCGAATtgaccgatcgaatggtctaAAGACTGTGTTATCAGGAAAAGCACCGGAAGCTCTCAAAGCCGCAATGTCTGCATTATCAAAGGCACAGACTTCTTTCTCGGGATTTTTCAGAAGATTCTGTTGGGTAAAAGTCTCGGATGATTCACCGGTTTGGGAATGAGTCCCGGTGGCCATGGCagatgaaagaaaaattgatAAAAGATGAACAAGAAGTAGGGGATTACCTGGAGACTCTGTTGAagatatctgcttttcaaacaagaagagagaaCATATAGGGGCATTATGGATCTCCATCGAGTTAAAAGCGCGTTGGAGGTTATGATGTGATTTTGACCGTCGTCTAGGTTTAATTGCTTTAATTTATGagataaaatttttaaaatatatccgttggattggtataccaacatatatatttggggacaattgttataggtcattttctgagcgtacatatcttgatcaatatcctgcttctaattgtttatttgtgaccaggatactggacggggatattgctaacatcctgggcgatatcctgaggttgattgaattaaccacgtgcaggttaaaaGCTGGGGTTTGctaacggtcagatggacttcttctccttgagaCTCAGACAAAACAGTTGGgagaaagacgttgaagccggaagatgtgGATTACAACATTCACATgtggaatattcgccggatcccggaataataggatagttggttgctttctttttactataaacagattgatcggatcagattaagtcaGATACACTCTTtcacacactttgctctctagtctctagcaatcattacacacgaacacttgtactcaaatctcattgtaacacttagttgatccgtatcatatcctgcactgtatcttgaagtttgaagcaataagaagaacaaggcagctgcgattgtcagctcccgaggttttatgccggcgatctagattgatcaagggctttcctcgtacatcacgtgtcaacctttacttttctgctcattgtttgatcacagatacagctctatcgtgagccgtatcctgaatactgtttttctaaacaacttaaccaacacattttcaacacactttttagcacactacctcacttaactaatttgatcacttaatttcttcggtaattttttaccaatacagcattttcgtaattatcagtaactatcaaaattactctacaaatgatcctgtagagtaattttgattttttgtatagtaattttgtaaaatgttcttgtagggtaattatcaaaatacTCTACAAGtgcatcaaaattactctatCAAATTTACTTTACAAGTGAATCAAATTTACcctgcaagtttatcaaacaacatacaattcaaaattactctacaaatgatcctgtagggtaattttaatcttgtagagtaattttgtaaaatgatcatgtagagtaattttgatcttgtagagtaattttgttagcatttagttatgaggtttagctttatggtttagttaatttttagcttttagtttgtgtgtgtgtgtggggggggggggtagtgtaattttgataattacactacaagatcaaaattattctagaagaacattttacaaaattactctataagatCAAAATTAATCTACAatatcatttgtagagtaattttgataattaccctacaagcagATAATTATAAAAATGTCACCGTGTGCTTTTTGCTTTTTCATGCTATTTGTACGTTTAGTACGttaactttatttgtacagtAACTTTCCCCTTAGCAATAACCATTGATTTCAAATATCTAAATTGGTGTGATGATTCCACATATGTCATAGTTTCTTCTTCGATTATGATTATACAATGAATCCTTATAGAATATTTTCTCTCTTTTAAAATATGGTATTATTATTAACAACTGAAAGAAATATTAGATTTTAAGGGTAAAGACTTCAACAGTCAAATTAGCCATAACTGAACGACATGAATGACTCGATCATGTAACGCATTTTAGCAAAATTTGTGTTTATACCATTTCGCTACATTCCCAATGTTATGCAATCATTATTCTTCCATATGAATGATGTTAGTGCATTGATTTCCTCCTTGGGGAATAGTTTATCAGAACAAAGAAAATCGCTTTGATGTACTGTGTATAGATTAAGTGCATATATATAGGGAGGGATAAAGTGGTGATAAAAAGTACCCCTCTCCTAAAGATATATAGGATATTTATACACACAAATTCATTTGATTTCATGTGTCACTCACATGATGTGCAATTTGGGGGATACCAACATACTGCAATGCATCTTAGATGGGATGGCTGATATATAAATATTGTTGGATTAAGTAAAGTGTTATATGCCGGTAGGTGGAGGGATATTAATTGTATTTACTGCCAATACAACATGTGGACGAGCAAATCCATACACATTGCGTCACATGCAGGCGTACAGATTTGCTCGTGTTTCATTTTATACTCACTTGGCACTGCGCAATCGTTCAGCACTTTGTCACATGTCATTTCTTGTGGTGATCACTAGTTGTGTCCTAATAATATCaagtaaactttcgttttgctccctatggtttggtcactGTAACgattttgccccaaacctttataaatagtcattttactcccgGATGTTATGATTTTATCTACAGTTTGCTCCAAGGCTCTAACTCACTTAAAACATTCAGTTGAAAGTAAAGGTATTTCAGTAACTTTATATCTGAGTATTTAATTACCTACTACTAATTCCTAAAAGAGttaactaataaaaataaaaagataaaatcaTTGCTATTTATTCATATATGTAGAGACACATATCAAACATCACCCAATTTATCATCAATCACCTCTCACCTTCAAACATCACCCACAACCACCATTAGCACCACCATTACCGCCACCATAatccgccgccgccgccaccaccaccacaactctctctctcacacacacacacactcttacCACCACAATAATCCGTCGCCGCCACCATTACCGCCACCATCAACGTCTCTGTCTCTTTACATCTAACACCGCCGTTCAGATCTGGCCGCCGCTGCAAATCAGGCCGCCGCTGCAAACAAAGTGTTTGACTATGATGCCCTTCACCTCAGTACCACCAATCTCGTTTTTTGTGAGGTTTTTTGTTCATATCTGCAATTAGAGATCTGTTGCCGCTATACATGAAATTAGGGTTCAGACAGGGAAGAGTCTGGGTCATTGTTCCAGTATGGTTCAAGGTATTGGTGGTTTGTAAGGTAGGTGGTGGTTGATGGTGATTGGGGTGATGGTGATTGGGGTGATGGTGAATGGTGATAGTGATGTCGGGTGAGGTGGTGATTGAAAGAGGTTGAGGGTGTGAAAGATTTGTTGGAGATTAGAGGTGACGGCGACCAGGGTTTTGTTATATGCAGAGAGAGTGTAGAGAGAAGAGAGAGTTCAAAGAGAGAGAAGTTTTGttgtatttattatatataatataatcttttATTTGTAGtgttactaaaatacccttagttatatACTTGAagttaccaaaatgccctttcagaTAATAGATAATTTGGATAGAGTTAGAgacagggagcaaaatggaaaaatcatAGCAAACTATtagagtaaaatggctatttttataGGTTTGGGGTacaaccgttaaagtgaccaaactaCAGGGAacaaaacagaagtttactctaatATCAACATTAGATGTTTAAGAATGAGCTTCATGTGTCTCAGTTCATCCACATACGATCCAGACCATCGTTACTTGCATAGTTTAGGTTTGTTAAATAGAAAAAGTAAACCTAAAATCGAAATTTACAAACTATGAATGTTTTTAGAGTTGGATTAAATCTCTTTCTTTTAGATGATAGCCAAAACAATTTGTTTTGTTATGAATTATTATTCCATTAATAGATCTATTTTGTCTTGTTTTAGATTAGGGAAAATGGTAACCCAAATAAGGTAACCTCCACATAGCGGTAGCTTTACCTTTTAACTTTATACCGTTGAAGTGTTTATATATCGCTAagggcatgtgtagtcataaagccctcaaaggggcgttatgcgccatgtggcatgccacgtcagcaaaggggctttatggggctttaTGCAATTTggggccgtagtcataaagcccctgtgtaatcattactcaattaatttaattttctattttttaaataatttataagttttataaaataaaaaaacatttcattaaataaaaaacactacattaaaaattaaaaaaaaaagttacactaaaaaaaaaaattacacctaaaaaataaatttattcttCGGTGTCATCTTCGTTCTCTCCTTCCTCTTCGTTTTCTCCAGCATCTAAACCTACGTCTTCAAAGTTCCCGTCTTCGAATTCCTCCCCCACTTCTTCCTCGGAATCTTCGTCGTGATCATTGTTTGATCGAATTGGGCGAATCGCCCAAGCATGCTCAACCAAATCCGCCTTCAACGTGTTATGTATTTCTCTAGATCGCAGTAGTTGAGCATTTGCGAGTCTCTCTTCCGTTGTCGCTTGGGGTAGTTCGACCAAATCTTCGGGAATATAGTTTTGGCATATCGCTTTTCCATCATCCTCAATGATCATATTATGCAAAATGATGCAAGCATACATGGCCATTCGTATTTTATCCTTATGCCACATGCGACAAGGATTCCTGATAAAATGCCATCGTTGCtgtagaaccccaaaacacctctcgatgtcctttctcgaagactcttgtaattttttaaaatacttCCTTTTTTCATCGAAAGTTTCAGAAAACGTTTTAACAATAATCGAATACTCGGGGTAGATACCATCGCCCAAGTAGTAGCCATGCTCGTAATCGTTCCCGTTTGCATTGAAACCGGCCTTTGGTATAGTTCCAGAAATGTAGCCCTCGATTAATGGTGAAGCCTCTAACGTATTAATATCGTTAAAACACCCGGCTACACCAAAGaaggccgaccaaacccaaaggtcgtatgacgcaacaccttgtaataccaaagttggccctttttgatcaccccgcgtatgttgacctcgccatgcggttggacaattataccaacgccattgacgacaatccaagctaccaatcatgccgggtattccatgcttttctagatgcacctcatatattttttgaaggtcgttccaagtggggtttctcaaataacgttttccatataactggcatattcctaaaatataatttaaaagtt
Above is a window of Helianthus annuus cultivar XRQ/B chromosome 14, HanXRQr2.0-SUNRISE, whole genome shotgun sequence DNA encoding:
- the LOC118486428 gene encoding uncharacterized protein LOC118486428, translated to MGSPSEESFTEIYRRYFSPDEDAAEEEAVTSACTFVLQTFEHIRPPPPPRPILRRTYILRDREAANERLMKDYFDAAPVHGPNVFRRRFRMSQRLFLRINNDLENTYDFFKQRMDARGYLGFTSIQKVTSALRVLAYGNTYDINDDYLKMAEKTTRDTLEHFCYGICQLYGKRYLRNPTWNDLQKIYEVHLEKHGIPGMIGSLDCRQWRWYNCPTAWRGQHTRGDQKGPTLVLQGVASYDLWVWSAFFGVAGCFNDINTLEASPLIEGYISGTIPKAGFNANGNDYEHGYYLGDGIYPEYSIIVKTFSETFDEKRKYFKKLQESSRKDIERCFGVLQQRWHFIRNPCRMWHKDKIRMAMYACIILHNMIIEDDGKAICQNYIPEDLVELPQATTEERLANAQLLRSREIHNTLKADLVEHAWAIRPIRSNNDHDEDSEEEVGEEFEDGNFEDVGLDAGENEEEGENEDDTEE